A window of the Gossypium hirsutum isolate 1008001.06 chromosome A05, Gossypium_hirsutum_v2.1, whole genome shotgun sequence genome harbors these coding sequences:
- the LOC107957237 gene encoding selenoprotein F produces MLRFTLYYWVLIVILIPSASFVIVSSSKEQLSSKQCEDLGFTGLALCSDCNTFSEYVKDKELISDCLKCCTEDSDDSTSKITYSGAILEVCMRKLVFYPEIVGFIEEEKDKFPTVKVQYLFNSPPKLIMLDDEGQHKETIRIDNWKREHMLQFLQKKVQPYSASS; encoded by the exons ATGTTGAGGTTCACGTTATATTATTGGGTGTTAATAGTTATTTTAATTCCATCTGCCTCCTTTGTGATTGTATCATCATCGAAAGAACAGCTAAGTTCAAAGCAATGTGAGGATCTGGGTTTCACGGGTTTAGCCCTTTGTTCTGATTGCAACACTTTTTCTGAGTATGTCAAGGACAAAG AGTTGATATCTGACTGCTTGAAATGTTGCACAGAAGACTCAGATGATTCTACAAGTAAG ATTACTTATTCAGGTGCAATACTGGAAGTTTGCATGAGGAAACTAGTATTCTATCCAGAAATTGTTGGTTTCATTGAAGAAGAGAAGGACAAGTTTCCAACAGTTAAAGTTCAATATCTTTTCAATTCTCCTCCCAAGTTGATCATGTTGGATGATGAGGGCCAACATAAGGAAACCATAAG AATTGACAATTGGAAACGTGAACACATGCTGCAATTCCTGCAGAAGAAAGTTCAGCCCTATTCTGCAAGCTCATAG